The following is a genomic window from Legionella adelaidensis.
TCCCAAACCGGCCCAATTGACCCCTGCATTAACAGGAGTAAAAACAACCGTTACTGGAACAGCAACTATTAACAGTGCTCAGCATGGCAATATAGCTTTGCAAATTGGTCCCGGTAGCTATCAATCAAAAGAAGAGGAACAAGCACCCGTTATTAACTTCTATGGGGGTAAAATAACAGCGCAGTTATCAGCTAAACAACTGGAAATGCAAGGGGTGGTTAATTTAGAGCAAAAGAAAGATCTTATTTTTAATTTAATGCTGCCGGATTTTAACTTGCCTCAATTGAATGCAGAAAAACAGAAAATAAAAGGCACTGTTAATTTACAATTAAGCTCTTTCACTTTTTTTGACATAAAAAATCATTTAGTTGAAAACCCACAAGCCAATTTAAATTTAAACCTTCTCATAAAAGGCACGCTATCTAAACCCATTTTTACTGGTGAAGCCAGCCTCACCCAAGGAAGTGTGGCCTTACCCAAACTCAACTTACTATTGCATCCTATTGAGATAAAATTAAAAACAACCAATAAAAAATGGGAATTAATCGGTTTCATTGTTTCGGAAAATAAAACCATTCATTTATCTGGTACGGGAAATTTATTCCCTTTTAATGGGCAAGTTAAGATCCAGGGAGATAATTTCCCCGCAATGCGCTCGGCGGAATATACGTTTAATGTTTCCCCTAATTTACTATTCACTATTTCCCGGGGAAACATGGAACTCACGGGGGATATTTTAGTTCCTACTGGTAGATTAAAGCCCATTTCTTTTAGCAATACGGTCAATTTAAGTGATGATGTAGTATTTGTTTCTGCTAAAAAAAATCCGATGCCCTTCAATTTAAAAACCAACATCAATGTAATTATGGGGAATGACGTAGCCATAGCTGTTAAAGGGATGCAAGGATTTTTAGAGGGTAGTATTCAATTAAAACAAGCACCCTATAGCGACTTTTCTGCTTTTGGCGAATTATCAATTCGCGATGGAAAATACCAAGCTTATGGGCAAAATTTAAATATTGAACAAGGACAGCTTTTTTTCTCAGGAAGTGCCATCAGTAATCCAACCATACGTATAAGAGCTGTGCGTACCTTGAATACTGCATCAAATGACTTTGCAGGCTCCAACCAACTTTTTGATTTTAATGTGCAAAATTTACAAAACCTGGATTATGGTGCCTATGTTAAAGTAGGCATTCAAATTAGTGGAAGGATTAACTCGCCTAAAGTAAGCTTATTTTCCATTCCTTCAAACTTGTCACAAGCCGATATACTTTCTCTGCTACTTTTGGGGGTGCCTGCGAATCAAGCTAGTAAGTCAGGAGGACAATTGTTATTAACGGCTATATCAAATATGAACCTCGACTCCGGAACCAAAGGGATGCAGCTTTTAGAGCAATTAAAACAAAGCCTGGGCGTTGATTTTAATATTCAAAACACTACAGAAGTTAACCAGAGAACCAAACAGCTCCAGGAAGGGACTGCATTCGTAGTCAGTAAGTCTTTGTCGAAAAGATTGTATTTAAGTTATAATATCGGTTTAGACCAAGACAGCAACCTTCTGATTTTAAAGTACTTGTTAAATAAATTTTGGAGTATTCAAGTTTCCACCAGTGATATAGGAAGTGGAATTGACCTTCTTTATACCCATCATAAGGAGTAAAATAAATTGACCCATTATTCTCTTCCCTTGCGTCCAAGGCGCTTACGAAAAACAGCCACTATTCGAAATATGGTACAAGAGAATTGGCTTCGTACTGAACAATTTATTGCTCCTCTTTTTATTAGTGAAACTTTATCGGAAAAAAGAGCAATACCCTCCATGCCAGGGCTTTTTCAATTAACCTTAAATGATTTAGATAAAGAAATTGAGGAAATCAGCGCTCTGGGTTTACCCGCTGTGTTATTATTTGGTATCCCAGCTCATAAAGATTCAACTGGCAGCTCTTCCTTATCTGATTCCGGGATTATTCAACAAGCCATTCAAAAAATTCGCTCAATTAACAAGGATATTGTCATCATTGCCGACGTTTGTTTCTGTGAATATACCGATCATGGGCATTGTGGGGTGATGGAAGGCGAGACCTTAATAAATGACGCCACTCTGGAATTATTAACCAGCCAGGCGATTAGTTATGCCAAGGCAGGCGCTGATTGGATAGCCCCCAGCAGTAATACCGACGGAATGGTAGGCGCTATCAGGGATGGGTTAGACAATGCAGGTTATGAAGATGTGGCTATTCTAAGCTACGCTGTAAAATACAGTTCTTCCTTTTATGGTCCTTTTCGGCAAGCAGCCGAAGGAGCGCCTCGATATGGAAATCGTAAAACCTATCAAATGAACCCGGCAAATGGCCACGAAGCGCTAAGAGAAGCTGCGTTAGACATAGAAGAAGGCGCTGATTTATTGATGGTAAAACCCGCGATGAATTATTTAGATGTAATCTATAGGCTAAAACAAAACTTCCCTGAAGTCCCTTGTTGCGCCTATCAAGTAAGTGGGGAATTCTCAATGATCAAAGCCGCGGCTGCACAAGGTTTGATTAATGAAGAGGAAGCAATGATGGAAAGCCTGCTAGCCATAAAACGCGCCGGTGCCGATTTAATTATTTCCTATTTCGCCAAAGACGTGGCGAAATTATTAAAAATCTCCGCTCCCTAACGGTCGCGGCTCGGATCAGCGCATCAACCGAGCTGCGTAAAGTAAGCGGAAATTTTTGGTTGGTACGGCACCAATGATCATAGACGTGGTTACCTGCCAACCAGATTTTCGCTGCCATACAAGTAATGACAACGATCGAAACCTGAGTAACGACCCTACACCAAGCCACCTTACAAGCTTATAAAAGTTACCCTCAACTTATCCACAGCATTCCCCCAAACTTATACCTTGAAATTCCCCAGAAACCACATTATATTGTGGGGAGTTTCAAAAAAACCACTATATGTTGTGTTATAATAACAATAAGCGTTGTCATAACTTATTGACAAATAGCAACTTCCGGGAGGAGACACATGTCAGAGACTATTGCGGCAGTCGAAGATTTACCGATAGCCAGCCATCTTGAATTAACTGCTACTATTCCAGGTGAGTTAAAAACCATCAAACGAAATGGAAAAGTTGATCACTATGATGAAAGCAAAATAAAAGTAGCCATAAATAAGGCCTTTATTGCTGTTGAAGGCGGTAATGCTGCTGCTTCCAACCGTATCTACGAACAAATTGATGAATTAACGCTGCAAGTTACGCAAGCATTCAAAAGACGCCTTCCTACCGGTGGTACTATTCATATTGAAGATATTCAAGATCAAGTTGAATTGGCACTCATGCGCAATGGGCTGTACAAAATTGCCCGTGCCTACGTGCTTTACCGCGAAGAACGCCGTAAAGCTCGGGATACACAAATTAAGCAACAAGCGAAAGATAGCAAAGTGCCTCTGGTTACCATGCCAGACGGTGAAGTTGTTCCTTTAGACATGGAGCGGGTAAAAACAATTGTTGCTGAAGCTTGCCGTGAGCTGGAGAACGTTACTGCCGAGCCAGTTATTAAAGATGCCTTGCGTAATCTCTTTAATCAAGCCAGCCTTGCTGATGTGCATAAAGCACTCATTATGTCAGCACGCACCTTGGTAGAAAAAGAACCTAATTACACTTACGTAAGCGCTCGCCTCCTTTTAGATAGTTTACGCGCTGAAGCCTTACAAAAATTACACATTCAAACCGAAGCAACTTTTGATGAAATGGCAAAAATCTACCCTGCCTATTTCAAAAAATTTATTGCCAACGGGATTAAACAAGGGTTATTAGATCCCAAGTTAGCCGATTTTGATTTAGACAAACTGGGGAAAGCTTTATTACCAGAAAGAGACATGAAGTTTACCTATTTAAGTTTGCAAACTCTCTACGATCGCTATTTTATTCATGAATTCGGCATACGCTATGAATTACCACAAGCTTTCTTCATGCGTGTGGCCATGGGACTGGCAATTCGTGAATCCAAGAAAGAAGAAAGAGCCATTGAATTTTATCAATTGCTTTCTTCATTTGATTATATGTCTTCTACTCCGACTTTATTTAATTCAGGTACAGTAAGGCCGCAGCTATCCAGTTGTTACTTAACAACGGTTCCTGACGACTTGGAAGGAATTTACAGTGCCATAAAAGACAATGCGCTTCTTTCAAAATTTGCGGGTGGTCTTGGAAATGATTGGACTCCTGTACGTGCAATGGGGGCCCATATTCAAGGGACTAATGGTAAATCCCAAGGAGTGGTACCCTTTCTAAACGTTGCGGATGCCACGGCCATTGCCGTCAATCAAGGTGGCAAGCGCAAAGGCGCTGTTTGTGCATATCTTGAATGCTGGCACCGTGATGTAGAAGAATTTTTGGAGTTACGAAAAAATACCGGTGATGATCGCCGTCGTACACATGATATGAATACCGCATTATGGATTCCTGATTTGTTTATGAAGCGGGTAAATGAAGACGGCGAATGGACTCTCTTCTCACCGGACGAAGTGCCTGATTTACATGATTCATATGGGAAAGCGTTCGAAGCACTCTACTGCGAATATGAGGAAAAAGGACGTCAGGGAAAAATCAAAAATGTAAAAACAGTATCAGCCATTAAATTATGGCGAAAAATGCTTTCCATGCTTTTTGAAACAGGCCATCCTTGGCTTACTTTCAAAGACGCGTGCAACGTGCGTTCTCCGCAACAGCATGCGGGAGTTATTCATAGCTCCAATTTGTGTACCGAAATCACGCTGAATACATCTGCAGAGGAAATTGCAGTTTGTAATTTAGGAAGTGTAAATCTGCCCGCTCATATTAAAAATGGCCAATTAGATAAAGAGAAACTTCAGCAAACTATTCGTACTGCGGTGCGTATGCTAGATAATGTCATCGACATTAACTACTATTCGGTACCACAGGCACGTAATTCAAACTTAAAGCATAGACCGGTAGGCTTGGGAATAATGGGCTTTCAGGATGCTTTATATGAATTAAAGATCGATTATGCATCACGTGA
Proteins encoded in this region:
- the hemB gene encoding porphobilinogen synthase encodes the protein MTHYSLPLRPRRLRKTATIRNMVQENWLRTEQFIAPLFISETLSEKRAIPSMPGLFQLTLNDLDKEIEEISALGLPAVLLFGIPAHKDSTGSSSLSDSGIIQQAIQKIRSINKDIVIIADVCFCEYTDHGHCGVMEGETLINDATLELLTSQAISYAKAGADWIAPSSNTDGMVGAIRDGLDNAGYEDVAILSYAVKYSSSFYGPFRQAAEGAPRYGNRKTYQMNPANGHEALREAALDIEEGADLLMVKPAMNYLDVIYRLKQNFPEVPCCAYQVSGEFSMIKAAAAQGLINEEEAMMESLLAIKRAGADLIISYFAKDVAKLLKISAP
- a CDS encoding translocation/assembly module TamB domain-containing protein, whose translation is MRRYIKSILYTFLALFVLLTSFVVFLLNTTPGFYLLLQLADLRLPGKFEINKLEGSFLERGVFQEFNYIGENFDLKLHNARIAWELSDLFHKKLTIKDLNAEEVTVIVKKGNKDSDFKIKLPLTINLKKAIIKKFSLINPKQTIVFNNLSTKAQLMKRQWYINHLNFDFLKTSVSLKGQFTPKIPYSSSGEIHVSYNKDIPVKADITFKGDKQLYSWSGKLEGSIVGSLAGHVKNLNDLYTELTWQDISLPANTITIANNCAVGTCDQKRSFGSGHLILQGTTSNFTVNAEGETFLPTKANWEINSKVTDGSSVTQTKIQLVNRQLPLTGTITTDANKLTAQLFLDTNKVELSKNFTKPTWHLDFTFPKPAQLTPALTGVKTTVTGTATINSAQHGNIALQIGPGSYQSKEEEQAPVINFYGGKITAQLSAKQLEMQGVVNLEQKKDLIFNLMLPDFNLPQLNAEKQKIKGTVNLQLSSFTFFDIKNHLVENPQANLNLNLLIKGTLSKPIFTGEASLTQGSVALPKLNLLLHPIEIKLKTTNKKWELIGFIVSENKTIHLSGTGNLFPFNGQVKIQGDNFPAMRSAEYTFNVSPNLLFTISRGNMELTGDILVPTGRLKPISFSNTVNLSDDVVFVSAKKNPMPFNLKTNINVIMGNDVAIAVKGMQGFLEGSIQLKQAPYSDFSAFGELSIRDGKYQAYGQNLNIEQGQLFFSGSAISNPTIRIRAVRTLNTASNDFAGSNQLFDFNVQNLQNLDYGAYVKVGIQISGRINSPKVSLFSIPSNLSQADILSLLLLGVPANQASKSGGQLLLTAISNMNLDSGTKGMQLLEQLKQSLGVDFNIQNTTEVNQRTKQLQEGTAFVVSKSLSKRLYLSYNIGLDQDSNLLILKYLLNKFWSIQVSTSDIGSGIDLLYTHHKE
- a CDS encoding ribonucleoside-diphosphate reductase subunit alpha, which gives rise to MSETIAAVEDLPIASHLELTATIPGELKTIKRNGKVDHYDESKIKVAINKAFIAVEGGNAAASNRIYEQIDELTLQVTQAFKRRLPTGGTIHIEDIQDQVELALMRNGLYKIARAYVLYREERRKARDTQIKQQAKDSKVPLVTMPDGEVVPLDMERVKTIVAEACRELENVTAEPVIKDALRNLFNQASLADVHKALIMSARTLVEKEPNYTYVSARLLLDSLRAEALQKLHIQTEATFDEMAKIYPAYFKKFIANGIKQGLLDPKLADFDLDKLGKALLPERDMKFTYLSLQTLYDRYFIHEFGIRYELPQAFFMRVAMGLAIRESKKEERAIEFYQLLSSFDYMSSTPTLFNSGTVRPQLSSCYLTTVPDDLEGIYSAIKDNALLSKFAGGLGNDWTPVRAMGAHIQGTNGKSQGVVPFLNVADATAIAVNQGGKRKGAVCAYLECWHRDVEEFLELRKNTGDDRRRTHDMNTALWIPDLFMKRVNEDGEWTLFSPDEVPDLHDSYGKAFEALYCEYEEKGRQGKIKNVKTVSAIKLWRKMLSMLFETGHPWLTFKDACNVRSPQQHAGVIHSSNLCTEITLNTSAEEIAVCNLGSVNLPAHIKNGQLDKEKLQQTIRTAVRMLDNVIDINYYSVPQARNSNLKHRPVGLGIMGFQDALYELKIDYASREAIEFADISMEIISYYAIDASSELAKERGRYSSYEGSLWSKGILPIDSINLLQQSRGKFLEQDRSQKLDWESLRIKVRTQGMRNSNVMAIAPTATISNICGVSQSIEPTYQNLYVKSNLSGEFTVINPYLVADLKALNLWDEVMVNDLKYFNGSVQSISRIPEELKSRYANAFEIDPIWLVEAASRRQKWIDQAQSLNVYMAKPSGKKLDDLYRQAWIRGLKTTYYLRSVGASNAEKSTVTDGALNAVKIEEEPLMCSILDPNCEACQ